A section of the Thermovibrio guaymasensis genome encodes:
- a CDS encoding ribonucleoside-diphosphate reductase subunit alpha — translation MNRITVVKRKGTREPLNIEKIRKVINWAAEGLDLNPLKLEAKLKLHFFDGITTRQIHEAVINTALQLTTPEEPDWRILAGRLFIFNLYKEVAIRRGTSKLAYVGGGREYLKVVRDLVSKGLYIPEILESYTESEIVEAGDYLKLKYDFLYDYAGANLLAKRYLCIYEDFPIELPQEMYMTISLMLAKNEPKETRLKTAKKFYDLIAGKKLSLATPILINLRRPNGNLSSCFITAMDDNLDSIMYTANQVAQISKRAGGVGVNLSRIRAQGSWIKKVFGASGGIVPWAKILNDVAVAVNQEGKRAGAVTVALDVWHLDIYDFLELKTENGDLRRKAFDIFPQVVIPDLFMERVKFNQEWLLVDPYEVERKFGYRLYELWGDEFEKAYIHIEAEADRLKLKKRVRARELLKEILKTQVATGLPYIFFKDTANRLNPLKHDGYIGNGNLCMESFSNFRPSKGFKTYMRDGKIVSEIEEPGLVHTCNLLSINLANIENDAELEDAVRTAVRILDNTIELTSPPILESKLHNDRYRTIGIGTLGLADYLAKREIPYGRQSLKVIDELYEKIAYYGIDESVNLAKERGVFPAYEGSDWSKGIVIGKDAEYLSEKTTLKEKWLELLAKLKKYGIRNGQLFAIAPNTSSGLLQGATPGVLPPFSRFYIDKNQKQAVPICPPFIKERFWFYRESKFMNQKEVIDVISMIQKWVDSGISMELLFNLNLGIRAKDIYETVLYAWEKGIKTIYYVRTVQKDSQGALKKEECIACAN, via the coding sequence ATGAATAGGATTACCGTGGTAAAGAGGAAAGGAACTAGAGAACCTTTAAACATTGAGAAGATCAGAAAAGTTATTAACTGGGCTGCTGAAGGTTTAGATCTCAATCCATTGAAACTTGAGGCAAAGCTAAAACTTCACTTCTTTGATGGAATTACGACGCGTCAAATTCATGAAGCTGTTATAAATACCGCTCTCCAGCTTACAACTCCTGAGGAGCCAGACTGGAGGATACTTGCCGGAAGGCTCTTCATCTTTAACCTCTACAAAGAAGTGGCAATCAGAAGGGGAACAAGTAAGCTGGCCTACGTTGGGGGAGGAAGAGAGTACTTAAAGGTTGTGAGGGATTTAGTTAGTAAGGGGCTTTATATTCCTGAGATCCTTGAAAGTTATACGGAGAGTGAAATTGTTGAGGCGGGGGATTACCTAAAGCTTAAGTATGACTTCCTCTACGACTATGCCGGAGCTAACCTTTTAGCAAAGAGATACCTCTGCATCTACGAGGACTTCCCCATAGAGCTCCCTCAAGAGATGTACATGACGATTTCCCTGATGCTTGCAAAGAACGAGCCGAAGGAGACGAGGCTTAAAACTGCTAAGAAGTTCTATGATCTCATAGCCGGAAAGAAGCTCTCACTTGCCACTCCGATTCTCATTAACCTCCGCCGTCCCAACGGAAACCTCTCTTCCTGCTTCATCACCGCAATGGACGATAACCTTGACTCAATTATGTACACTGCAAACCAGGTTGCCCAGATTTCAAAGAGGGCGGGAGGCGTTGGAGTTAACCTTTCAAGAATTAGGGCTCAGGGTTCCTGGATAAAGAAAGTCTTTGGGGCAAGCGGCGGAATAGTTCCCTGGGCAAAAATCCTAAACGACGTTGCAGTTGCAGTGAACCAGGAAGGTAAGAGGGCAGGGGCTGTTACTGTAGCCCTTGACGTCTGGCACCTTGATATTTACGACTTCTTGGAGCTCAAAACCGAAAACGGAGACTTGAGGAGAAAGGCCTTTGACATCTTCCCTCAAGTAGTAATCCCTGACCTCTTTATGGAGAGGGTGAAGTTCAACCAGGAGTGGCTTCTGGTTGACCCTTACGAGGTTGAGAGGAAATTCGGCTACAGACTCTACGAGCTGTGGGGAGACGAGTTTGAAAAGGCCTACATTCATATAGAGGCCGAGGCCGACAGGCTAAAACTAAAGAAGAGGGTAAGGGCTAGGGAGCTCCTTAAAGAGATTTTGAAAACGCAGGTTGCAACTGGTCTACCCTACATCTTTTTCAAGGATACCGCCAATCGGCTAAATCCTTTAAAGCACGACGGCTACATAGGGAACGGAAACCTCTGTATGGAGAGTTTCTCAAACTTTAGGCCTTCTAAGGGCTTTAAAACCTATATGAGGGACGGGAAGATAGTCAGCGAAATTGAGGAGCCTGGCCTCGTCCACACCTGCAACCTCCTCTCAATAAACCTTGCAAACATAGAAAACGACGCCGAGCTTGAAGATGCGGTGAGGACTGCAGTAAGAATCCTTGACAACACTATAGAGCTAACCTCTCCCCCGATCCTTGAGAGTAAGCTCCACAACGACCGTTACAGAACTATAGGTATTGGAACTCTTGGCCTTGCCGACTACCTTGCAAAGAGAGAAATTCCCTACGGAAGGCAGTCATTAAAGGTTATTGACGAGCTCTACGAGAAAATTGCCTACTACGGAATTGATGAGAGCGTCAACCTTGCCAAGGAGAGGGGAGTCTTCCCTGCCTACGAGGGTTCAGACTGGAGCAAGGGAATAGTAATAGGTAAAGACGCTGAATACTTAAGCGAAAAGACTACCTTAAAAGAGAAGTGGCTGGAACTCTTAGCCAAGCTTAAGAAGTACGGAATTAGGAACGGTCAGCTCTTTGCTATTGCTCCAAACACCAGCTCTGGCCTTTTACAGGGAGCAACCCCGGGAGTCCTACCTCCCTTTAGCCGATTTTACATAGATAAGAACCAGAAGCAGGCGGTTCCGATTTGTCCCCCTTTCATTAAGGAGAGGTTCTGGTTCTACAGGGAGAGCAAGTTTATGAACCAGAAGGAGGTTATAGACGTAATATCAATGATTCAGAAGTGGGTTGACAGCGGGATTTCAATGGAGCTCCTTTTCAACCTAAACCTTGGAATTAGGGCTAAGGACATCTACGAAACCGTCCTCTACGCCTGGGAGAAGGGTATTAAGACGATTTACTACGTTAGGACCGTTCAGAAGGACAGCCAGGGAGCCCTCAAGAAAGAGGAGTGTATTGCCTGTGCCAATTAA
- a CDS encoding energy-coupling factor ABC transporter ATP-binding protein, with protein MEVLRVEDLWVKVEGREVLKGVNFSIKEREKVLIVGDNGSGKTTLAETIMGFIRPDRGRILFKGKELKGEEDFNQIRRKIGYCFQNPDEQLFCPTVEEEIAFAPLALGKKREEVEEIVKELLKTFQIEHLRERPTHKLSGGEKRIVSVAAVLSMDPEVLILDEPTLGLDRKRFQILSSFLKETEIPVLLITHEKELIEHLGWRVVRIEGP; from the coding sequence ATGGAAGTTTTAAGGGTTGAAGACCTGTGGGTAAAGGTTGAAGGTAGAGAAGTCCTTAAAGGAGTCAACTTCTCAATAAAAGAGAGGGAAAAGGTACTTATAGTAGGCGACAACGGAAGCGGAAAGACAACTTTGGCCGAAACTATAATGGGCTTTATAAGGCCTGATAGGGGAAGGATACTCTTTAAGGGAAAGGAGTTAAAAGGAGAGGAGGACTTTAATCAGATAAGGAGGAAAATAGGCTACTGTTTTCAAAATCCCGACGAACAGCTCTTTTGTCCAACAGTTGAGGAGGAAATTGCTTTCGCTCCCCTTGCACTTGGAAAGAAAAGGGAAGAGGTAGAGGAAATCGTTAAGGAGCTCCTCAAAACGTTTCAGATAGAACACCTAAGGGAAAGGCCTACCCATAAGCTCTCTGGAGGTGAAAAGAGGATAGTCTCAGTTGCTGCCGTCCTCTCTATGGATCCTGAAGTTTTAATACTTGACGAACCGACCCTCGGACTTGATAGGAAGAGGTTTCAGATACTCTCCTCATTTTTGAAGGAAACCGAAATACCGGTTCTACTAATTACACACGAAAAAGAGTTAATTGAACACTTAGGTTGGAGAGTAGTTAGGATAGAAGGGCCCTAA
- a CDS encoding energy-coupling factor transporter transmembrane component T family protein, protein MVEKVDPRFKIVSFLILAWLIALSSIRETISFLPLVTFLSLPLFKNFKRIWKILLFADSFLLLVVLSQLLLGSPEVALEVFLRSNLILLLSLSLLSTTPTFELLHALHHLKVPNSLLQIAFLTYRYLHEVRSRYTAAVKSAKSRGFKARTDKFTYQTYGNLIGNLLTYSFLKSERVYRAMLCRGFSGYFPVYRHFKASPKDFIFLALTVAYGAVVVWKF, encoded by the coding sequence GTGGTTGAGAAAGTTGACCCCAGGTTTAAGATCGTCTCATTTTTAATTTTAGCGTGGCTTATAGCTCTCTCCTCAATCAGGGAGACTATCTCCTTCCTCCCTCTGGTAACTTTCCTCTCGTTACCCCTCTTTAAGAACTTTAAAAGAATTTGGAAAATCCTCCTCTTTGCCGACTCCTTCCTCCTCTTAGTAGTCCTTTCCCAGCTCCTGTTAGGTTCACCAGAAGTTGCCCTTGAGGTCTTTTTAAGGTCAAACCTCATCCTACTTCTCTCCCTCTCCTTACTGAGTACAACTCCAACTTTTGAGCTCCTCCACGCCCTCCACCACCTTAAAGTTCCAAACTCACTCCTTCAGATAGCCTTCCTAACCTACAGGTACTTACACGAAGTAAGGAGCAGGTACACGGCTGCGGTAAAGTCTGCAAAGAGCAGAGGTTTTAAGGCGAGAACCGATAAGTTCACCTACCAAACCTACGGAAACTTGATAGGTAACCTCCTAACCTATAGTTTCCTTAAGTCTGAGAGGGTTTACAGGGCAATGCTCTGCAGGGGGTTTTCCGGTTACTTCCCCGTCTACAGACACTTTAAAGCTTCACCTAAAGACTTTATCTTTCTAGCCTTAACAGTAGCCTACGGAGCGGTAGTAGTATGGAAGTTTTAA
- the cbiM gene encoding cobalt transporter CbiM has protein sequence MHISEGVLPGWLLSAGWVATTLGLWIGMKKTNQERLPFVALLSSVFFVASLIHVPVGITSVHLLLNGLIGICLGWSAYPAIFVGLLFQALLFQFGGITVLGVNTFNMASGALTAYYLTKPLLKRPTKLKLIGAGTLGALSVVLTSGLLLSLELLSCGNSFRSTATLAFLAHLPVASVEAVINSFSLVFLLKNAPELLEVK, from the coding sequence ATGCACATATCTGAAGGTGTCTTACCTGGGTGGCTACTTTCGGCAGGCTGGGTAGCTACCACTTTAGGCCTCTGGATAGGAATGAAGAAAACGAATCAAGAAAGGCTTCCCTTTGTGGCCCTACTATCGTCTGTTTTCTTCGTCGCCTCCCTAATTCACGTTCCGGTCGGAATAACAAGCGTCCACCTTCTACTTAATGGACTGATAGGAATCTGTTTAGGATGGTCTGCTTATCCGGCAATCTTCGTTGGCCTACTCTTTCAGGCCCTCCTCTTCCAGTTTGGAGGAATCACAGTTTTGGGAGTTAATACCTTTAACATGGCTAGCGGGGCTCTCACAGCCTACTACTTAACAAAGCCTCTCCTTAAGAGGCCTACAAAGCTAAAGCTGATAGGAGCGGGGACCTTAGGGGCCCTCTCTGTAGTTCTTACATCGGGACTTTTACTGAGCCTTGAGCTTTTAAGCTGCGGAAACTCTTTTCGCTCAACGGCAACCCTTGCATTCCTTGCCCACCTACCAGTTGCCAGCGTTGAAGCAGTAATAAACTCCTTTTCCTTAGTCTTCCTCCTCAAAAACGCCCCCGAACTGCTGGAGGTAAAATGA
- a CDS encoding DUF4198 domain-containing protein gives MKKTLSALTAALIPLSAQAHFLLLKPSTDIVEGSSAKKIEVKAIFTHPMEGGPNMPFKPVKSGAFVNGRAIPLNWKREEVPAERGSKVKVPYYTAEFKLKRPGVYQFFVVPNYYFEPAEEKFIKQVTKVYVEAYGVERGWDKPVGLEAEIVPLTRPFGIWEGNTFVGRVYINGKPAPNITVEVEHLNEEGIEVPASPFIKQTVKTDKDGYFYYTIPWAGWWGFSAIGYGGKRKYKDGKIYPVELDAVIWVKAYEKPKGVK, from the coding sequence ATGAAGAAGACCCTTTCAGCCTTAACCGCAGCCTTAATTCCCCTCTCAGCTCAAGCCCACTTTCTCCTCCTGAAACCCTCAACTGACATAGTTGAAGGAAGTAGCGCAAAGAAAATAGAAGTTAAAGCCATCTTTACTCACCCGATGGAAGGCGGACCCAACATGCCATTCAAACCGGTTAAAAGCGGAGCTTTCGTTAACGGAAGAGCAATTCCTCTAAACTGGAAAAGGGAAGAAGTTCCTGCAGAAAGGGGAAGCAAAGTTAAAGTTCCTTACTACACCGCAGAGTTCAAGCTGAAAAGGCCCGGAGTTTATCAGTTCTTCGTAGTTCCAAACTACTACTTTGAACCGGCTGAGGAGAAGTTCATAAAACAGGTTACGAAGGTGTACGTTGAGGCCTACGGAGTTGAAAGGGGTTGGGATAAACCAGTAGGCCTTGAGGCGGAAATAGTTCCACTTACCAGACCCTTTGGAATCTGGGAAGGAAACACTTTCGTTGGGAGAGTTTACATAAACGGAAAGCCTGCCCCAAATATCACCGTAGAGGTTGAACACTTAAACGAAGAAGGAATAGAAGTTCCTGCATCACCTTTCATTAAACAAACTGTAAAAACTGATAAGGACGGTTACTTTTACTACACAATCCCCTGGGCAGGCTGGTGGGGATTTTCAGCAATTGGCTACGGAGGTAAAAGGAAGTACAAGGACGGAAAGATTTACCCGGTTGAACTTGATGCAGTAATTTGGGTTAAAGCCTACGAGAAACCTAAAGGAGTTAAGTAA
- a CDS encoding phosphatidylglycerophosphatase A family protein produces the protein MNWFMEFLATGFYSGKLPKMPGTWGSIFAAVLAYFLWPSNPDFQVLVILITFFLSVVSSDYLARKLGDKDPDQVVIDEVLGVEITFFLLNPQGDLELTLAGLILFRIIDIMKPFPIRLFERLPGGWGITVDDAVAGVLANILLRVIGGFL, from the coding sequence GTGAACTGGTTTATGGAGTTTTTAGCTACCGGATTTTATTCGGGTAAGCTCCCAAAGATGCCGGGAACCTGGGGCTCAATCTTTGCTGCCGTCCTTGCGTACTTTCTATGGCCGAGTAATCCTGACTTTCAGGTATTGGTTATTCTGATAACCTTCTTTCTAAGCGTAGTCTCCTCCGACTATCTTGCACGTAAGTTGGGAGATAAGGACCCTGACCAGGTTGTAATAGATGAGGTTCTCGGAGTGGAGATTACCTTTTTCTTACTGAATCCCCAAGGGGACTTAGAGCTTACCTTGGCCGGTCTAATACTATTTAGAATTATTGATATAATGAAACCGTTTCCGATTCGTCTGTTTGAAAGGCTCCCCGGAGGTTGGGGAATTACCGTAGATGACGCTGTTGCTGGAGTTTTAGCCAATATTCTCCTTAGAGTTATCGGAGGTTTCCTTTAA
- the accC gene encoding acetyl-CoA carboxylase biotin carboxylase subunit, whose translation MFKKVLVANRGEVATRVIRACKELGIQTVAIYSEADVNSLHVKKADEAYLIHGDPIKAYLNYYKIVDIAKRAGAQAIHPGYGFLSERADFAEYARKHGIEFIGPSVEHLKVFGSKIEAKKLMKELGVPVAEGSDEPVSDLEEAKRIAREIGYPVMIKAAHGGGGRGLRVARSEGELISQFQIAVKEAEASFGKGEVFIEKFIENPRHIEIQIVADKHGNVVHLGERDCSLQRRHQKVLEIAPSPVLTRRQREKLGKICVEAARKIGYYGVGTWEFLMDKYGNFYFMEVNPRLQVEHTVTEEVTGIDIVQEQIRIAAGMGLSFSQKSVQINGFAIQFRVNAEDPKRDFVPVPGTITAYYSPGGIGVRIDGVVYKGYTIPPYYDSMVAKLIVRGRSWDEVIRRSRRALGEFVIRGVPTTIPFFKKILNDPEFVKGQFDTSFIDRKIKDFTFIEETDPEVLALAISAAIAAHHGL comes from the coding sequence ATGTTTAAGAAGGTTTTGGTCGCTAATAGGGGTGAAGTTGCAACGAGGGTGATAAGGGCGTGTAAAGAGCTGGGAATTCAAACTGTAGCTATCTACTCTGAGGCCGACGTTAACTCCCTCCACGTTAAGAAGGCAGATGAGGCGTACCTCATTCACGGAGATCCTATAAAAGCTTACCTCAACTACTATAAGATAGTTGACATAGCAAAAAGGGCTGGAGCTCAGGCGATACATCCCGGATACGGCTTTCTGTCTGAAAGGGCCGACTTTGCCGAGTACGCTAGGAAGCACGGAATTGAGTTTATAGGTCCTTCCGTTGAGCACTTAAAGGTCTTTGGAAGTAAGATTGAAGCAAAGAAGCTAATGAAGGAGCTCGGAGTTCCTGTTGCTGAGGGGAGCGATGAGCCGGTTTCGGACCTTGAAGAGGCAAAGAGGATAGCAAGGGAAATCGGCTATCCCGTGATGATAAAAGCTGCTCACGGTGGCGGTGGTAGAGGTTTGAGGGTTGCAAGGAGTGAAGGGGAGCTTATCTCCCAGTTTCAGATAGCTGTAAAGGAGGCTGAAGCTTCCTTCGGTAAGGGGGAGGTATTCATTGAAAAGTTTATTGAAAACCCGAGGCACATTGAGATTCAGATAGTTGCCGATAAACACGGAAACGTGGTTCACCTTGGAGAGAGAGACTGTTCTCTTCAGAGGAGACACCAGAAGGTCCTTGAGATAGCCCCATCTCCCGTTCTTACGAGGAGGCAGAGGGAGAAGCTTGGGAAGATTTGTGTTGAAGCTGCGAGGAAGATTGGTTACTACGGCGTCGGAACTTGGGAATTCTTGATGGATAAGTACGGTAACTTCTATTTTATGGAAGTCAACCCCCGCCTTCAGGTTGAACACACTGTAACTGAGGAAGTTACAGGAATAGACATAGTTCAGGAGCAGATAAGGATAGCTGCGGGAATGGGACTCTCCTTCTCTCAAAAGAGCGTTCAAATTAACGGCTTTGCAATACAGTTTAGGGTAAATGCAGAAGATCCGAAGAGGGATTTCGTTCCAGTTCCGGGAACCATTACCGCTTACTACTCTCCTGGTGGAATAGGAGTAAGGATAGACGGTGTGGTTTATAAAGGTTATACGATACCTCCTTACTACGACTCAATGGTAGCTAAGCTGATAGTGAGGGGTAGAAGTTGGGATGAGGTTATAAGGCGTTCAAGGAGAGCTCTCGGTGAATTCGTCATTAGGGGAGTTCCAACTACTATTCCCTTCTTTAAGAAAATTCTCAACGACCCTGAGTTCGTTAAGGGGCAGTTTGATACCTCATTTATAGATAGGAAGATTAAGGACTTTACCTTTATTGAGGAAACAGACCCTGAAGTCCTTGCGCTTGCAATATCTGCAGCGATTGCTGCACACCACGGACTGTAA
- the oadA gene encoding sodium-extruding oxaloacetate decarboxylase subunit alpha: protein MGRKIQFTDVTLRDAHQSLFATRMKTRDMVDIAPVIDKAGFWSVEMWGGATFDVCLRFLREDPWERLRVLRKLMPNSRLQMLLRGQNLVGYRHYPDDVVRAFVRKAAENGIDVFRIFDALNDLRNVEVAVETAKEMGKVVEGALSYTISPVHTEDLYIELALQFKEMGADIIAIKDMAGLLSPEKAYSLVKALKEEVGLPVHVHTHCTSGLAEMAQLKAAEAGADIFDVAISPMASDTSHPAVETMAYAFGEFGFEIGLDKKALKRMAQHFKEVRKKYKKYDIDFKGIDAAVLEHQIPGGMISNLINQLKEQGALDKLEEVLEEVPRVREDFGYPPLVTPTSQIVGTQAVLNVLAGERYKMITQETKNYVKGLYGRPPAPIKEEIIKKVLGDEEPITCRPADLLQPELDKCREEIKDLARSEEDVLSYCLFPKVAKEFFEWREKVERGEIPAISEEDLHDMEEEERKCPQPLAPTEFIVNVHGESYHVKIAGVGHKKEGKKPYFIKIDGRLEEVVVEPLVEVVPTGEEVEIAGELTAASKRPRASKEGDVTSPMPAKVVEIKVKEGDRVNEGDVVAVVEAMKMQNEVHAPIAGVVKAIYVKPGDNVNPDEAIMTIEPE, encoded by the coding sequence ATGGGAAGGAAGATTCAGTTTACGGATGTAACCTTAAGGGATGCCCATCAGTCCCTCTTTGCTACTAGAATGAAGACGAGGGATATGGTTGATATAGCTCCCGTCATAGATAAGGCAGGCTTTTGGTCTGTTGAAATGTGGGGCGGGGCAACCTTTGACGTCTGTCTCCGATTTTTACGGGAGGACCCTTGGGAGAGGCTGAGAGTCTTAAGGAAGTTAATGCCTAACTCCCGCCTTCAGATGCTCTTAAGGGGACAGAACTTAGTAGGTTATCGCCACTATCCGGATGACGTCGTTAGGGCCTTTGTTAGAAAGGCTGCAGAGAACGGTATAGACGTTTTCAGGATTTTTGACGCCCTCAACGATTTAAGGAATGTTGAGGTTGCAGTTGAGACTGCGAAGGAGATGGGAAAGGTAGTTGAGGGGGCCCTCTCTTACACGATAAGTCCCGTTCATACCGAGGACCTATACATAGAGTTGGCCCTCCAGTTTAAAGAGATGGGAGCAGACATAATTGCAATTAAGGATATGGCAGGTCTCCTCTCCCCTGAAAAGGCCTATTCCTTAGTTAAGGCTTTAAAAGAGGAGGTCGGCCTTCCAGTTCACGTTCATACCCACTGTACCAGTGGCCTTGCTGAGATGGCTCAGCTAAAGGCTGCCGAAGCCGGAGCGGACATTTTTGACGTTGCAATTTCTCCTATGGCTTCAGATACCTCCCATCCGGCAGTTGAAACTATGGCCTATGCCTTTGGAGAGTTTGGGTTTGAGATAGGCCTTGATAAGAAAGCCTTAAAGAGGATGGCTCAGCATTTTAAAGAAGTTAGGAAGAAGTACAAGAAGTACGATATAGACTTTAAGGGAATTGATGCTGCCGTTCTTGAACACCAGATACCCGGTGGAATGATCTCTAACCTTATAAATCAGCTTAAGGAGCAGGGAGCTCTTGATAAACTAGAAGAAGTCCTTGAGGAAGTTCCAAGGGTCAGGGAAGACTTTGGTTATCCTCCCCTCGTTACTCCAACGAGTCAAATAGTCGGAACTCAGGCGGTTCTCAACGTTCTTGCCGGCGAACGCTACAAGATGATCACTCAGGAGACGAAGAACTACGTTAAGGGGCTTTACGGAAGGCCTCCTGCTCCTATTAAGGAGGAGATTATAAAGAAGGTTTTAGGAGACGAGGAGCCTATTACCTGCCGCCCTGCAGACCTCCTACAGCCTGAACTTGACAAGTGCAGGGAAGAGATTAAGGACCTTGCAAGGAGCGAGGAGGACGTTCTCTCCTACTGCCTCTTTCCCAAAGTTGCTAAGGAGTTCTTTGAGTGGAGGGAGAAGGTTGAAAGGGGAGAAATTCCCGCCATTTCGGAAGAGGACCTTCACGATATGGAGGAGGAAGAAAGGAAGTGTCCTCAGCCCCTTGCTCCAACAGAGTTTATAGTTAACGTTCACGGCGAGAGTTACCACGTTAAGATTGCGGGAGTCGGTCACAAGAAAGAGGGTAAGAAGCCTTACTTTATAAAGATTGACGGAAGACTTGAAGAGGTTGTTGTTGAGCCTCTCGTTGAGGTTGTTCCAACAGGTGAGGAAGTTGAAATTGCTGGGGAGCTTACCGCTGCCTCAAAGAGGCCGAGGGCCTCAAAGGAAGGTGACGTTACTTCTCCAATGCCTGCAAAGGTAGTTGAGATTAAGGTTAAAGAAGGCGATAGAGTTAATGAGGGTGATGTAGTTGCCGTTGTTGAAGCAATGAAGATGCAGAATGAGGTTCACGCTCCAATTGCTGGGGTTGTAAAGGCTATCTACGTTAAACCGGGTGATAACGTCAATCCAGATGAAGCTATAATGACGATTGAGCCTGAATAG
- a CDS encoding YifB family Mg chelatase-like AAA ATPase — MVSKVISYATLGIDGVKVVVEVDSSRGLPSVAIVGLPDSAVKESKERVRAAVVNSGFPFPLRKIVVNLAPADLRKEGTVYDLPIALGILASSGILSGEKLGNYIIAGELGLGGELHPVKGVLPAAVLVKELSLKGLIIPEDNVEEALLIEGIDVIPVKSLKEAVNFLNGEVEIEPAKGSSLPSNPSYSVDMADVVGQFQAKRALEIAAAGRHNVFMVGPPGSGKTMLARRLPTIMPPMSLEEVIETSRVYSVAGLTSEVPVVQRPFRAPHSTSSDAAIIGGGNAVKPGEVSLAHNGVLFMDEFPEFKRSVLEALRQPLEDRVVTVSRASGSYTFPADFLLVAASNPCPCGFYGFSDGKNYCRCSPVQIKRYQAKLSGPIMDRIDLKVSVPAVKPEEFKDSKSEPSERIRERVIKAYEIQKRRFKGLRISFNGQMGRRVIKKFCKLDFEAEELLNRAVSSLGLSARAYDRVLKVARTIADLESSDLISFHHIAEALSYREV, encoded by the coding sequence TTGGTTTCTAAGGTTATTAGTTATGCTACTTTGGGAATTGATGGAGTTAAGGTTGTAGTTGAAGTTGACTCCTCAAGGGGACTCCCTTCAGTAGCAATTGTTGGTCTTCCAGATAGCGCTGTTAAGGAGAGCAAGGAAAGGGTAAGGGCTGCTGTAGTTAACTCCGGCTTTCCTTTTCCTCTAAGGAAGATTGTGGTTAACCTTGCTCCTGCAGATTTGAGGAAAGAGGGAACAGTTTATGACCTGCCTATAGCTTTGGGGATTCTTGCTTCCTCTGGAATCCTCAGCGGGGAGAAGCTTGGGAATTACATTATTGCCGGCGAGCTCGGGCTTGGTGGTGAGCTCCACCCGGTAAAGGGAGTTCTCCCTGCTGCAGTCTTAGTGAAGGAACTGAGTTTAAAGGGGTTAATCATTCCAGAGGATAACGTTGAGGAAGCCCTTTTAATAGAAGGGATTGATGTAATTCCTGTAAAGAGTTTGAAGGAGGCGGTTAATTTCCTCAATGGAGAGGTTGAGATAGAGCCGGCTAAGGGGAGTTCCCTACCTTCAAATCCTTCTTACTCTGTTGATATGGCAGATGTTGTAGGACAGTTTCAGGCAAAGAGGGCCCTTGAAATAGCTGCAGCAGGGAGGCACAACGTTTTTATGGTAGGTCCTCCAGGTTCTGGGAAGACGATGCTTGCAAGGAGGCTTCCTACGATAATGCCTCCGATGAGTTTAGAGGAGGTTATTGAAACCAGCCGAGTATACTCTGTTGCAGGCTTAACTTCTGAAGTTCCAGTAGTTCAAAGGCCTTTTAGGGCTCCTCACTCTACTTCCTCAGATGCAGCAATCATCGGAGGAGGAAATGCGGTTAAGCCGGGAGAAGTAAGCCTTGCCCACAACGGAGTCCTCTTTATGGACGAATTCCCAGAGTTTAAGAGGAGCGTTTTAGAGGCTTTGAGGCAGCCCCTTGAAGATAGAGTAGTGACAGTTTCAAGAGCCTCTGGTTCTTACACTTTTCCTGCCGATTTCCTCTTAGTTGCAGCAAGTAATCCCTGTCCCTGCGGTTTCTACGGCTTTTCAGACGGTAAAAACTACTGCCGGTGCTCTCCCGTCCAGATAAAACGCTATCAAGCAAAGCTTTCAGGCCCTATAATGGACAGGATAGATCTGAAAGTCAGCGTTCCTGCCGTTAAGCCGGAAGAGTTTAAGGACTCAAAGTCTGAACCTTCTGAAAGGATAAGGGAAAGGGTTATTAAGGCTTATGAAATTCAGAAGAGGCGCTTTAAGGGTTTAAGAATTTCCTTTAACGGCCAGATGGGTAGGAGGGTGATAAAGAAGTTCTGTAAGCTTGATTTTGAAGCTGAGGAGCTCCTAAATCGTGCCGTTTCCTCTCTAGGCCTTTCGGCCCGGGCTTACGACAGGGTTTTAAAGGTTGCAAGGACAATTGCGGACCTTGAGAGCTCCGACCTTATCTCCTTCCACCACATAGCCGAGGCTTTGAGCTACAGGGAAGTTTAA